The segment GCTATCACAGTCGTGACCGCGTCTTTGGGAAGATTCTCGGAAAGGCCGTTTTGCGTGCTGACGCCTATGTCGGCCTTGCCTTCCGAGGCCTTATACACGCCAAGCGTGCAGCTCGACGGGTCATAGGCAAAGTTTACGCCTTTTTTCATCTTAACAAACTCCTCGGCCAACGCCTTTGCGAGCGGAAGGCTGCACGGGTCCCCGGATATGGTAACGGTATTGTCTTCTGTAAACGCCATTGCAGCCGGAAAGAGGGCCAGCATAAAAACAGCGGCAAAGGCCGCGATGATGCTTCTATTCACCGGTAAAACCTCCAGACAGTATTTATTACTGAAATTGTAAGATAGATGAAAGGAATAAGTCAAATCGATATTTTCAATATATTTTGCATTCCCTATAGAGAAGCGAAGAGCACCTTATCTGTAAATACCTTGCAGGCCGGGGAAAGCGTGCGCGTCCTGTCCGTGATGACGAAAAAGCTCCGCTTTAGCTCAATGCCACGCACCTTCAGAAGTCTGAGGCTTTTGCACCTTACCTCATTCTCGACAGCGTACTTCGAGACAAAGGCCATTCCGAGCCCCTCCATAAGCCCTCTTTTTACCGCCTCTGTGGAGCCAAGCTCGGCCGCGATATCCAGGGCGTCGACATCCACGCCTGCCTTCTTAAGTGCAGCATCGAGTGTTTTTCTCGTTCCAGAGCCGTCCTCTCTTATCACAAGCGGTATGCGGCAAAGGTCTTTTGCGCTAACGGCCTTTACTTCCTTAAAATGCCTTGCCGAAGCCGCAAGGACAAGCTCGTCCTTCAGGAATTCACGCGATATAAACCTCTTGTCAGAAGGCTTTGCCCCTACAACCCCAAGCTCTATGTCCCCGGCCTTTAGCATTGCCTCGATGCCGCGGCTGTCACTTATCTTAAGCGTAACCCTGACCTTTGGGAAAGCGGCCCTGAAGCGGCCGATGTACTTTGGCAAAAGATACTCCCCTGGTATGGTAGAGCCTCCAATCGAGACCGTGCCGCCAAGTTCTCCCTTGAATTCCTTGATTGCCTGAAGCGCCTTGACCCGCGTAAGCGCGATTTCTCTGGCGTGCTTATATAGAAGCGTCCCTGCACGTGTTGGCACGACACTTCTGCCGACCCTGTCAAGGAGCTTTAGCCCGACCTCGTCCTCAAGGGCCTTTATGTGGCTGCTTATCGTCGGCTGCGTAAGAGATAACCTCTCCGCTGCCTTTGAAAAGCTTTTAAGCTCCATCACCGCTATGAACACATCGAGAAATCTAAGCTCCATAATTCCCCTCGGCTTTTTTTAGCTTATCGCCGCTCCGTTCGTATATAGAAACGGGTGAGATACAAGCATTACCAAGAACTTTTATAAGCTCCTTGAGATTACCCTCCTCTGCCGTAATCACAAGCTCACAGCCCTCGGTAAGGCTCTTTGGCGCAGGGTCGAGCCTGAAGGCAACGCCTTTTTCCTTCAAGACCTCCTCGGCCTTAAGCACCGTGTGAGTGGATCCGAATGTAAGAATATAGCTCATGGTTAAAATCTATCAGTTCCAACGGCCAAAGGCAAGCTGCATGGACTTATAATGCAACCGCCCTGTTGATTGAATACTTATGATAAAGATAGTATCAAAAAAGCCCCAAATTAAAAGGCGGCGCGCTATAAGCGTGCCGCCTTTTGTTTTCTAAAATAACAGAAGCTTACTTCTAAAGGTTCTCCACCCTCTCCTTATAGAACGGGAACTTCCTGCAAAGCTCGATGACCTCGTGCTTTACCTTCGTAAGCTCGGCCTCGTTTGCCCTGTTCTTGATGGCTCTGTCTATGAAGGAGCCTATTACCTTCATCTCTGCTTCCTTCATGCCCTTTGTCGTTGCAGCAGGCACGCCTACGCGCACGCCGCTTGTAACAAACGGGCTTCTGGTCTCAAAAGGTACTGTATTCTTATTGACGGTAATACCTGCCTTTCCGAGCGCCTCCTCTGCCTCTTTACCCGTGATATCCTGCTTTGTCAGGTCAATAAGCATCAGGTGGTTATCTGTGCCGCCTGAAACGAGGTTATATCCGAGCTTGGTAAGCTCCTCGGAAAGGGCCTTGGCGTTTTTGAGTATCTGCTGCTGGTAGACCTTGAACGCAGGCTCGAGCGCTTCTTTAAAGGCAACGGCCTTTGCCGCAATGACGTGCATGAGCGGCCCGCCCTGTATGCCAGGGAATATGAGCTTATCAACGCCCTTTGCGAACTCCTCACGGCACATTATCATGCCCGCCCTCGGGCCTCTAAGCGTCTTATGCGTGGTCGTAGTGACGAACTCAGCGTGCGGCACTGGGGAAGGATGAAGCCCTGTTGCCACAAGCCCGGCTATGTGCGCGATATCGACCATGACCTTTGCGCCGACCTCTTTAGCGATGTCCTCGAAGGCCTTGAAGTCTATTATCCTCGGGTACGCGCTCGCGCCGACGACTATCATCTTTGGCGAGTTCTTCTTTGCAAGATCCCTCACCTCGTCCATGTCTATACGCTGGTTGTCTTTCCTCACGCCGTAGGGAACTACCTTATAGAAAATACCGGAAAAATTCACCGGGCTTCCGTGCGTAAGGTGGCCGCCGTGCGAGAGGTTCATGCCAAGTATAGTGTCCCCGGGCTTTAGCACCGACAGATACACAGCCATATTTGCCTGCGAGCCCGAATGCGGCTGCACGTTCACGTGGTCTGCGCCAAAGAGGAACTTCGCCCTCTCTATCGCGAGCCTTTCGGCAACGTCCACGTACTCGCAGCCTCCATAGTAGCGTTTACCAGGATAGCCCTCTGCGTACTTATTCGTCATGACGCTGCCCTGGGCTTCGAGCACTGCCTCGCTGACTATATTCTCCGATGCTATGAGTTCGAGCTTATATTCCTGTCTCTCGGTCTCGTTCTTTATAGCCTCGTAGAGCTCGGGGTCGTAGTTCTTTAGTACCGACATGTTGGTATGCTTCCTTTCTTTTCAAAATACTTATCTTTTTATTATAACATTTCCGGCCCGGTTTCGGCGCGAAAATAAACGCCTCAACCCTTCCGTAAAACTATCTTCCAAACCTTTTGCCGCCCTTTTGCTGCGGCTCTTCTGCGGGGTTTTTATCGGCCTCGCCCTTATCATCTTCCTTTTCTTTATCTTTCTCCCCGTCCTTTTCCTTACCTGAGCCCTCCTCATCGCCGCCGGAAGCAGCAGGAGTTTCGGAAATAGCCGGTGCCGCGGCTGCAGGTGCTGCAGGTGCGCTTACACGGCCCCTTGCGCCAAACCTCGGCCCTGATGTTGCAGGAACTGCCGCAGGCGCAGGTGCTGCCGCAGGAGCTTCTACTACAGGAGCAGGAGCTGCTGCCGGAGCAGGAACTGCTACAGGCGCAGGCGTTGCTACCACAGGCGCTGCAGGTGCAGCAGGAGTTGCCGGGGTTGCCGGTGTTGCCGCAGGCGGCGCGCTCTCTATTCCTCTATTACCAAACCTCGACCCAGGTGCAGCAGGAGTTGCCGGAGTTGCGGGTGTAGCCGCAGGCGGCGCGCTCTCTATGCCTCTATTACCAAATCTCGACCCAGGCGCTGCAGGTGCAGCAGGAGTTGCCGGAGTTGCGGGTGTAGCCGCAGGCGGCGCGCTCTCTATTCCTCTATTACCAAATCTCGACCCAGGTGTTGCAGGTGCAACAGGCGTTGCCGGAGTTGCGGGTGTAGCCGCAGGCGGCGCGCTCTCTATGCCTCTATTGCCAAACCTCGACCCTGGGGTTGCCGGTGCAACAGGCGTTGCAGGAGTTGCGGGTGTAGCCGCAGGCGGCGCGCTCTCTATGCCTCTATTGCCAAACCTCGGCCCTGGTGTTGCAGGTACAGCCGGAGCTGCCGGAGTTGCAGGGGTAGCTGCAGACGGCGCGCGCTCTATGCCTCTACTACCAAACCTCGACCCTGGGGTTGCCGGTGCAGCAGGCGTTGCCGGAGTTGCAGGGGTAGCCGCAGACGGCGTTCTGAACCTGTTTGCGTCATTTCCTCTGTTGTCCACTGGAGCGGCCACTGAACCCCGCCCCGCGCCGGAAGGCGTTGCGGAAGTCTTGGGCGCGAGCGGAGCGTTAAGAAGCGTAATTATACGCGTCTTTCTTTCCTCTTTGCTCCTGGTCCTGCTGTCGTGCTTCTTATTTTTAAACTTCTTGGTCCTGCTTTCCGCATCGTCGGTGATATTGATTGCGGCATCGAGATATTCCTGCGGAACTATGCCCGAATATTTTCTTAGAAACTTATCGCCGTTGGTCCTGGCGCTGTAATACGACCCTTCGTCATAGTCCTCGTAGAGGTCTATGAAATCACGGCCCAGGGCCGAATGCTTGACACCGATGGTGGCATCGTCGTTATTAGAGGAACGGCTTAGCGTTTTGCCTGCGTTCTTATCGCGATGCTCGTACTCGATACGGCCTTTTGATGGGCCGGCGGCAGGCACCTTAAAATCTATGACAGTAATGTCGAAAAAGAGATTCTCCCTGTAGTAGTCGGGGTAGCGGATGTTCGTTTCCATGTAGTTCACATATATTGCCCCGTAATCGCCGGACCTGAACTGGAAGCTGCAAAGCCCCCTGTCGTTTGTAAGCGTATAATACCAGGCGCCCTGGCCCCCCGGAGCTCCTGACTCAACAAGGAACAAGCTCACTGGAACGTATGGCATTGGGGCGCCCCACGCATCCACCGTCATATATACCGCTTCATATGTCTGTACGGGATAAGTTCTTACGGTTGTGGCGCCGCCAGACGACGGCGACCTTCTCTGGGACGGCTCTATGTCTCTCACAGTAACAACACAACCTGCAAGGACAAAAATAACGGCAGACAGCAACAACGCGCGTACGGCATTCCCTGCAAAAGCACCAACGGTCACTTGCCTCATTTCATACCCTCCCTGGTCTTGTTGTTATCAGCTCTCAAGCCCTTTTATCTTGTCGAGCCTCTTTTGATGCCTGCCGCCTTCGAACTTCGCCTCCAGCCACGCCTTCACCATCTCTCTTGCCGTATCCTTTGGCGTGACGCGTCCGCCGATTACAAGTATATTGGCGTCGTTATGCTCTCTCGACATCTTTGCCGTGTACACGTCGCTTGCGAGCGCGGCTCTCACGTTCTTATACTTATTTGCCGCGATGCTCATGCCTATGCCCGTGCCGCAGACAAGTATGCCGCGTTCGATCTCGCCCTCGGAGACCTTCTCGGCGACCTTCATGGCGTAATCCGGGTAATCGACACTTGCGTCCGAGTCGGTGCCCATGTCAACGCCTTCGTAGCCGAGCTCTGCGATGCACTTTTTCAGTTCTTCCTTCATCTCGCGCCCGGCATGGTCGCTTGCTATTGCTATTTTTTTACTCATTGGAAGGACGGCCTCCTGATATCATCCGATATCAGCCATTGAACTTCTTAAAGACAAGCACTGCGTTGGTGCCGCCAAAGCCGAAGGAATTGGAGACCGCTACCCTAAGTTCCTTATCGCGCGCCGCGTTTGGCACGTAATCAAGGTCGCACTCCGGGTCAGGGGTTGTGTAGTTGATGGTCGGCGGAATCTTGGAATGATGCACTGCAAGACTCGTGAACACGGCCTCTATGCCGCCTGCAGCGCCAAGAAGATGCCCTGTCATGCTCTTTGTCGAGCTTATGGCGAGTTTCTTTGCGTGGTCGCCAAAGACGCGTTTAATGGCCATGGTCTCGTAAAAGTCGTTATAGTAGGTGGATGTGCCGTGCGCATTTATATAATCTATGTCTTCGGGATTTACTCCCGCGTCCTTTAAGGCAAGCCCGATGCATTTCGAAGCGCCCACGCCGCCCTCCGAAGGGGTCGTCATGTGGAAGGCGTCCGAGTTCATGCCGTACCCGGCTACCTCTGCGTATATGCGTGCGCCCCTCTTCTTCGCGCTCTCCATTTCTTCAAGCACGAGCACTCCAGCGCCCTCGCCGACTACAAAGCCGTCGCGGTCCTTATCAAACGGCCGGCTCGCGGTCTTCGGCGAATCATTTCGAGTGGAGAGCGCCTTCATTGCGTTAAACCCGGCAACGCAAAGCGGCGTAATGGTAGCCTCGGTGCCTCCGGCAACCATCATGTCGGCATCGCCTCTTTGTATAATCTTATACGCGTCGCCTATGGAATGCGTTCCCGTTGCGCAGGCCGTGACGGCACAGGAGTTAGGCCCCTTTGCGCCGATTTTAATCGACACCTGACCGCTTGCGAGGTTTATGATGACCATGGGGATGAAGAACGGCGTTACCCTGGACGGGCCCTTTTCCTTAAGTACACTGTGCCAGTGCTCTATGGCCGGAAGGCCGCCGATACCGGCGCCGATGTAAACGCCTGCCCTCTCCGCGTTCTCTTCGGTTATCTTATAGCCTGAATCTTCGTAAGCCCTTATTGCCGCGTGGAAGGCGTACTGGATAAAAAGGTCCATCTTCTTGATTTCCTTTTTATCGATAAGCTCCTCGGCATTGAAGTCCTTTACCTCGGCTGCTATCTTTACCGGAAAATCCGCGATATCGAACCTTGTTATATAATCGACGGCACTCGTGCCTTTAAGAGCGTTTGTCCACGCCTTATCGACACCCGTGCCAAGCGGGCTTACTATGCCAAGACCCGTTACAACGACTCTTCTCATAATGATAGGTATGTTTTATCCTGTTAGATGCGTTTGGCCGGCAGTAAAATATCCGGCAAACCATAAAATCGCGCGGGACGGAAATTATGATTTCCGTCCCACGCCTTGAACCGCCAAAACCTTCCGGCAAAATACCGGCCTACTTTACCTTCTTCTCGATGTAGGAAACGACCTCGCCGACGGTCTTTATCTTCTCGACATCCTCATCGGGTATCTCTACCGAGAACTCCTCCTCGAGCGCCATGACCATCTCGACTATGTCGAGGGAATCGGCGCCAAGGTCGTCCATAAAGGACGCGCCCGGCTTTACTTCGTCCTCGGAGACGTTTAGCTGCTCGGCTATTATCTTCTTAACCCTTGTTTCCGTTGCCATTTATACCCTCCCGCTTGGTTGTAAATTACGTGATAAAACAGATTGAAATTTTATACCACCAAACAGCGCCGAAGTCAATCTGATATAGCTAAAACAGAACAAAAACTCAGACTATCTTTTTCCTCATCAAAAACACCAGCCCCTCGCAATACTCGAGCACCTCGGTCTTATCGGCCCCGCCGTGCATTGAGAGCAGGAACTCGCTGTTGCCGCCCATCTCGACTATGTTAAAACCTGTCTTATCGGCTATCAGCTCTATCTCCCAGTACGGTATCGGGTTTATGTGGTAAAAAAGGTTTTTGGGCTGAAACCACTGAAAATACCCCTTCTTGCCAAACATTTGGCGGCTAAAGCCAAGAAGTATGTTCGGCGTCGTGACAAGCAGCATCCCTCCGGGCTTTAGCGCCGCGTGCGCGATCCTGAAAAGCCTCCACGGGTTCTCTATGTGCTCGACAACCTCCTGGCAGAATATGAAATCGAACTCGCCGCCGTTGTAAGGAAACTGCTTCTCCGAATTGAAATCGAAGTTGAAGTTACGCTCGTCGTCCTGTTTTATCTCTATGTCGCAGTTAACCACGTCGAACCCTAGATGCGTAAGCACCGCGCTCATCTGTCCTACGCCGCCGCCGAGGTTCAA is part of the Deltaproteobacteria bacterium genome and harbors:
- a CDS encoding selenium metabolism-associated LysR family transcriptional regulator, whose protein sequence is MELRFLDVFIAVMELKSFSKAAERLSLTQPTISSHIKALEDEVGLKLLDRVGRSVVPTRAGTLLYKHAREIALTRVKALQAIKEFKGELGGTVSIGGSTIPGEYLLPKYIGRFRAAFPKVRVTLKISDSRGIEAMLKAGDIELGVVGAKPSDKRFISREFLKDELVLAASARHFKEVKAVSAKDLCRIPLVIREDGSGTRKTLDAALKKAGVDVDALDIAAELGSTEAVKRGLMEGLGMAFVSKYAVENEVRCKSLRLLKVRGIELKRSFFVITDRTRTLSPACKVFTDKVLFASL
- a CDS encoding DUF3343 domain-containing protein: MSYILTFGSTHTVLKAEEVLKEKGVAFRLDPAPKSLTEGCELVITAEEGNLKELIKVLGNACISPVSIYERSGDKLKKAEGNYGA
- a CDS encoding serine hydroxymethyltransferase, with translation MSVLKNYDPELYEAIKNETERQEYKLELIASENIVSEAVLEAQGSVMTNKYAEGYPGKRYYGGCEYVDVAERLAIERAKFLFGADHVNVQPHSGSQANMAVYLSVLKPGDTILGMNLSHGGHLTHGSPVNFSGIFYKVVPYGVRKDNQRIDMDEVRDLAKKNSPKMIVVGASAYPRIIDFKAFEDIAKEVGAKVMVDIAHIAGLVATGLHPSPVPHAEFVTTTTHKTLRGPRAGMIMCREEFAKGVDKLIFPGIQGGPLMHVIAAKAVAFKEALEPAFKVYQQQILKNAKALSEELTKLGYNLVSGGTDNHLMLIDLTKQDITGKEAEEALGKAGITVNKNTVPFETRSPFVTSGVRVGVPAATTKGMKEAEMKVIGSFIDRAIKNRANEAELTKVKHEVIELCRKFPFYKERVENL
- the rpiB gene encoding ribose 5-phosphate isomerase B, whose amino-acid sequence is MSKKIAIASDHAGREMKEELKKCIAELGYEGVDMGTDSDASVDYPDYAMKVAEKVSEGEIERGILVCGTGIGMSIAANKYKNVRAALASDVYTAKMSREHNDANILVIGGRVTPKDTAREMVKAWLEAKFEGGRHQKRLDKIKGLES
- the fabF gene encoding beta-ketoacyl-ACP synthase II — its product is MRRVVVTGLGIVSPLGTGVDKAWTNALKGTSAVDYITRFDIADFPVKIAAEVKDFNAEELIDKKEIKKMDLFIQYAFHAAIRAYEDSGYKITEENAERAGVYIGAGIGGLPAIEHWHSVLKEKGPSRVTPFFIPMVIINLASGQVSIKIGAKGPNSCAVTACATGTHSIGDAYKIIQRGDADMMVAGGTEATITPLCVAGFNAMKALSTRNDSPKTASRPFDKDRDGFVVGEGAGVLVLEEMESAKKRGARIYAEVAGYGMNSDAFHMTTPSEGGVGASKCIGLALKDAGVNPEDIDYINAHGTSTYYNDFYETMAIKRVFGDHAKKLAISSTKSMTGHLLGAAGGIEAVFTSLAVHHSKIPPTINYTTPDPECDLDYVPNAARDKELRVAVSNSFGFGGTNAVLVFKKFNG
- the acpP gene encoding acyl carrier protein: MATETRVKKIIAEQLNVSEDEVKPGASFMDDLGADSLDIVEMVMALEEEFSVEIPDEDVEKIKTVGEVVSYIEKKVK
- a CDS encoding class I SAM-dependent methyltransferase, with protein sequence MFGFFKKDKTDDLIEYTRDLGIVREKFTLTERRFYHGKKRYHMRALECHAMPGTAEVGMMKLLKYMEKGGLGRKVLNLGGGVGQMSAVLTHLGFDVVNCDIEIKQDDERNFNFDFNSEKQFPYNGGEFDFIFCQEVVEHIENPWRLFRIAHAALKPGGMLLVTTPNILLGFSRQMFGKKGYFQWFQPKNLFYHINPIPYWEIELIADKTGFNIVEMGGNSEFLLSMHGGADKTEVLEYCEGLVFLMRKKIV